The Glycine soja cultivar W05 chromosome 3, ASM419377v2, whole genome shotgun sequence genome window below encodes:
- the LOC114407054 gene encoding nuclear transcription factor Y subunit B-10-like, producing MADGPASPGGGSHESGDHSPRSNVREQDRYLPIANISRIMKKALPANGKIAKDAKETVQECVSEFISFITSEASDKCQREKRKTINGDDLLWAMATLGFEDYMDPLKIYLTRYREMEGDTKGSAKGGDSSAKRDVQPSPNAQLAHQGSFSQNVTYPNSQGQHMMVPMQGPE from the exons ATGGCCGACGGTCCGGCTAGCCCAGGCGGCGGCAGCCACGAGAGCGGCGACCACAGCCCTCGCTCTAACGTGCGCGAGCAGGACAGGTACCTCCCTATCGCTAACATAAGCCGCATCATGAAGAAGGCACTTCCTGCCAACGGTAAAATCGCAAAGGACGCCAAAGAGACCGTTCAGGAATGCGTCTCCGAGTTCATCAGCTTCATCACCAGCGA GGCCTCTGATAAGTGtcagagagaaaagagaaagactATTAACGGCGATGATTTGCTCTGGGCGATGGCCACTCTCGGTTTCGAGGATTATATGGATCCTCTTAAAATTTACCTCACTAGATACCGAGag ATGGAg GGTGATACGAAGGGCTCTGCCAAGGGTGGAGACTCATCTGCTAAGAGAGATGTTCAGCCAAGTCCTAATGCTCAG CTTGCTCATCAAGGTTCTTTCTCACAAAATGTTACTTACCCGAATTCTCAG GGTCAACATATGATGGTTCCAATGCAAGGCCCGGAGTAG
- the LOC114407056 gene encoding mucin-5AC-like isoform X1 translates to MISEPASSLRKREVQDRRLSIIDVSSADDSLLDGNPLSHQHSENQEHSDILCTPNSKKFEDAATKLQQWEHDPHSNDSSGNGKPKKNSKCNLRKSLAWDSAFFTSAGVLDPEELTCIIEGVEKDEKHELPAIQEDVYKSCESISTLASDSLTFESVDMEGDLFEDVRASIQKSSKKSCPAASNTKVPSSPAVPLFRTHDSSKKVGMVSRKKMKVPPASKNPIAGMQGFGKMTKKNNPIFPQIPQPVATGRESSILKQSKVPVRSSLSSTLPSKRDSLGNLHVKSERDKAKQTVGDRVSSVAKASVLGGSRGSVPKPTLPSKSPVGPTVSTRTRSVTSTSSGNNLSDNIGKSSFSYLKRSYKPTSCCSVVKTPSRIASRNKAEPEISSLSSLMSATKLSSSISPASSISDWSSSESSSTTSMAKRVCNSSRSSIDSGSSRKVLLNTDTDQGTHPQTPLSDSSLLERQEAWHSGIISQKERTAPGAAVLPPASKKASGLRLPSPKIGFFDGVKPLVRTPRGSIVPGGLPKHGAESPREGQDKAELGKLQPSRSIVSIDNTNPNNQEAPHPNPFHGSLDVAIKTSNSVQNVKSSSDVSMGAVENTSHFHVVEEAHHDLPPLNGINNQENAHHDDQIDHLSKQVGHMDINFETGEKFNGDSLYLLHNDISSQDKSNGLELSSNKNDISSQDKSNGLELSSNKELIDCPKKDELFNGLSTTYLSVSPTSFDVAASTRTPFAVKDSFCNMDGVVFTESTVSEAKLTHLPVPESIIMKENE, encoded by the exons ATGATTTCCGAACCGGCGAGTTCCCTGAGAAAGAGGGAAGTCCAAGACCGACGCCTCAGCATCATCGACGTTTCCTCCGCCGACGATTCGCTTCTCGATGGAAACCCTCTCAGCCACCAACATTCAG AGAATCAAGAGCACTCAGATATATTGTGCACTCCGAACTCGAAGAAGTTCGAAGACGCCGCCACCAAACTCCAACAGTGGGAGCACGATCCTCACTCCAATGATTCATCCGGAAACGGAAAACCTAAGAAAAACAGCAAATGCAATCTGCGCAAGAGTTTAGCCTGGGACAGTGCCTTTTTCACCAGCGCCG GGGTTTTGGATCCGGAGGAGTTGACTTGTATAATTGAAGGTGTTGAGAAGGATGAAAAGCACGAATTACCGGCTATTCAAGAGGATGTGTACAAGTCGTGTGAGTCTATATCTACGTTAGCGAGTGATAGCTTGACCTTTGAAAGTGTGGACATGGAGGGTGATTTGTTTGAGGATGTAAGAGCTTCAATTCAGAAATCTAGCAAAAAGTCCTGCCCTGCAGCTTCAAACACCAAAGTGCCATCTTCCCCCGCGGTTCCATTGTTCCGAACTCATGACT ctTCGAAAAAGGTTGGCATGGTTTCTCGCAAGAAG ATGAAGGTCCCACCTGCTTCTAAGAATCCAATTGCTGGCATGCAAGGGTTTGGGAAAATGACAAAGAAGAATAATCCTATTTTCCCACAAATTCCACAG CCTGTGGCTACAGGGAGAGAGTCATCTATTTTAAAGCAATCAAAGGTACCAGTTAGGTCTAGTTTAAGTTCCACTCTTCCATCCAAGAGAGATTCACTTGGCAATCTACATGTCAAAAGTGAAAGGGACAAGGCAAAACAAACAGTTGGTG ATAGAGTCAGTTCAGTGGCAAAAGCATCTGTTCTTGGAGGTTCTCGAGGTTCTGTGCCTAAGCCAACACTACCATCCAAATCACCTGTTGGTCCAACAGTATCAACCAGGACTAGATCAGTGACTTCCACATCTTCCGGTAACAATTTATCTGACAATATTGGTAAATCTTCTTTTAGTTACTTAAAAAGAAGTTATAAGCCAACCTCGTGTTGCTCGGTTGTCAAAACACCTTCAAGAATTGCTTCAAGAAATAAAGCTGAACCTGAGATTTCTAGTCTTTCAAGCTTGATGTCTGCCACAAAGCTTTCTTCTAGTATTTCACCTGCTAGCTCTATCAGTGACTGGTCTTCATCAGAGTCATCCTCAACAACTTCTATGGCTAAACGTGTGTGTAATAGTTCAAGGTCCAGCATTGATAGCGGGTCAAGCAGAAAGGTTTTATTGAACACTGATACAGATCAAGGTACACATCCTCAGACTCCTCTGAGTGATTCAAGCTTATTAGAAAGGCAAGAGGCTTGGCATAGTGGGATTATTAGTCAGAAGGAAAGGACAGCACCTGGAGCAGCAGTTCTTCCTCCAGCTTCCAAGAAAGCTTCAGGCCTTCGACTGCCTTCACCAAAGATTGGTTTTTTTGATGGG GTGAAGCCCTTAGTGCGCACTCCACGTGGGTCTATTGTACCTGGTGGCTTGCCAAAACATGGAGCTGAAAGTCCAAGAGAAGGCCAAGACAAAGCAGAACTCGGGAAGCTGCAACCATCCAGATCTATCGTGTCAATTGATAATACAAATCCCAATAACCAGGAGGCTCCCCATCCAAATCCTTTTCATGGATCATTAGATGTTGCAATTAAGACATCTAATAGTGTGCAGAATGTCAAAAGCTCTTCTGACGTATCCATGGGCGCTGTTGAAAATACATCACACTTCCATGTAGTGGAGGAAGCTCATCATGATCTGCCACCACTTAATGGTATCAATAACCAGGAAAATGCTCATCATGACGATCAAATTGATCATTTGAGCAAACAAGTTGGACATATGGACATAAATTTTGAGACAGGGGAAAAGTTTAATGGTGATTCCCTGTATTTATTGCATAATGATATCAGCTCCCAAGATAAATCGAATGGTCTGGAGTTATCTAGTAACAAAAATGATATCAGCTCCCAAGATAAATCGAATGGTCTGGAGTTATCTAGTAACAAAGAGCTTATTGATTGTCCTAAGAAAGACGAATTATTTAATGGTTTATCTACTACATACCTTTCTGTCTCCCCAACCAGCTTTGATGTGGCAGCTTCAACAAGGACACCCTTTGCGGTCAAAGATTCCTTTTGCAACATGGATGGTGTTGTCTTTACAGAATCAACAGTTTCAGAGGCAAAATTGACCCACTTGCCTGTGCCGGAGAGCATTATTATGAAAGAAAACGAGTGA
- the LOC114407056 gene encoding mucin-5AC-like isoform X2, which produces MISEPASSLRKREVQDRRLSIIDVSSADDSLLDGNPLSHQHSENQEHSDILCTPNSKKFEDAATKLQQWEHDPHSNDSSGNGKPKKNSKCNLRKSLAWDSAFFTSAGVLDPEELTCIIEGVEKDEKHELPAIQEDVYKSCESISTLASDSLTFESVDMEGDLFEDVRASIQKSSKKSCPAASNTKVPSSPAVPLFRTHDSSKKVGMVSRKKMKVPPASKNPIAGMQGFGKMTKKNNPIFPQIPQPVATGRESSILKQSKVPVRSSLSSTLPSKRDSLGNLHVKSERDKAKQTVGDRVSSVAKASVLGGSRGSVPKPTLPSKSPVGPTVSTRTRSVTSTSSGNNLSDNIGKSSFSYLKRSYKPTSCCSVVKTPSRIASRNKAEPEISSLSSLMSATKLSSSISPASSISDWSSSESSSTTSMAKRVCNSSRSSIDSGSSRKVLLNTDTDQGTHPQTPLSDSSLLERQEAWHSGIISQKERTAPGAAVLPPASKKASGLRLPSPKIGFFDGVKPLVRTPRGSIVPGGLPKHGAESPREGQDKAELGKLQPSRSIVSIDNTNPNNQEAPHPNPFHGSLDVAIKTSNSVQNVKSSSDVSMGAVENTSHFHVVEEAHHDLPPLNGINNQENAHHDDQIDHLSKQVGHMDINFETGEKFNGDSLYLLHNDISSQDKSNGLELSSNKELIDCPKKDELFNGLSTTYLSVSPTSFDVAASTRTPFAVKDSFCNMDGVVFTESTVSEAKLTHLPVPESIIMKENE; this is translated from the exons ATGATTTCCGAACCGGCGAGTTCCCTGAGAAAGAGGGAAGTCCAAGACCGACGCCTCAGCATCATCGACGTTTCCTCCGCCGACGATTCGCTTCTCGATGGAAACCCTCTCAGCCACCAACATTCAG AGAATCAAGAGCACTCAGATATATTGTGCACTCCGAACTCGAAGAAGTTCGAAGACGCCGCCACCAAACTCCAACAGTGGGAGCACGATCCTCACTCCAATGATTCATCCGGAAACGGAAAACCTAAGAAAAACAGCAAATGCAATCTGCGCAAGAGTTTAGCCTGGGACAGTGCCTTTTTCACCAGCGCCG GGGTTTTGGATCCGGAGGAGTTGACTTGTATAATTGAAGGTGTTGAGAAGGATGAAAAGCACGAATTACCGGCTATTCAAGAGGATGTGTACAAGTCGTGTGAGTCTATATCTACGTTAGCGAGTGATAGCTTGACCTTTGAAAGTGTGGACATGGAGGGTGATTTGTTTGAGGATGTAAGAGCTTCAATTCAGAAATCTAGCAAAAAGTCCTGCCCTGCAGCTTCAAACACCAAAGTGCCATCTTCCCCCGCGGTTCCATTGTTCCGAACTCATGACT ctTCGAAAAAGGTTGGCATGGTTTCTCGCAAGAAG ATGAAGGTCCCACCTGCTTCTAAGAATCCAATTGCTGGCATGCAAGGGTTTGGGAAAATGACAAAGAAGAATAATCCTATTTTCCCACAAATTCCACAG CCTGTGGCTACAGGGAGAGAGTCATCTATTTTAAAGCAATCAAAGGTACCAGTTAGGTCTAGTTTAAGTTCCACTCTTCCATCCAAGAGAGATTCACTTGGCAATCTACATGTCAAAAGTGAAAGGGACAAGGCAAAACAAACAGTTGGTG ATAGAGTCAGTTCAGTGGCAAAAGCATCTGTTCTTGGAGGTTCTCGAGGTTCTGTGCCTAAGCCAACACTACCATCCAAATCACCTGTTGGTCCAACAGTATCAACCAGGACTAGATCAGTGACTTCCACATCTTCCGGTAACAATTTATCTGACAATATTGGTAAATCTTCTTTTAGTTACTTAAAAAGAAGTTATAAGCCAACCTCGTGTTGCTCGGTTGTCAAAACACCTTCAAGAATTGCTTCAAGAAATAAAGCTGAACCTGAGATTTCTAGTCTTTCAAGCTTGATGTCTGCCACAAAGCTTTCTTCTAGTATTTCACCTGCTAGCTCTATCAGTGACTGGTCTTCATCAGAGTCATCCTCAACAACTTCTATGGCTAAACGTGTGTGTAATAGTTCAAGGTCCAGCATTGATAGCGGGTCAAGCAGAAAGGTTTTATTGAACACTGATACAGATCAAGGTACACATCCTCAGACTCCTCTGAGTGATTCAAGCTTATTAGAAAGGCAAGAGGCTTGGCATAGTGGGATTATTAGTCAGAAGGAAAGGACAGCACCTGGAGCAGCAGTTCTTCCTCCAGCTTCCAAGAAAGCTTCAGGCCTTCGACTGCCTTCACCAAAGATTGGTTTTTTTGATGGG GTGAAGCCCTTAGTGCGCACTCCACGTGGGTCTATTGTACCTGGTGGCTTGCCAAAACATGGAGCTGAAAGTCCAAGAGAAGGCCAAGACAAAGCAGAACTCGGGAAGCTGCAACCATCCAGATCTATCGTGTCAATTGATAATACAAATCCCAATAACCAGGAGGCTCCCCATCCAAATCCTTTTCATGGATCATTAGATGTTGCAATTAAGACATCTAATAGTGTGCAGAATGTCAAAAGCTCTTCTGACGTATCCATGGGCGCTGTTGAAAATACATCACACTTCCATGTAGTGGAGGAAGCTCATCATGATCTGCCACCACTTAATGGTATCAATAACCAGGAAAATGCTCATCATGACGATCAAATTGATCATTTGAGCAAACAAGTTGGACATATGGACATAAATTTTGAGACAGGGGAAAAGTTTAATGGTGATTCCCTGTATTTATTGCATAATGATATCAGCTCCCAAGATAAATCGAATG GTCTGGAGTTATCTAGTAACAAAGAGCTTATTGATTGTCCTAAGAAAGACGAATTATTTAATGGTTTATCTACTACATACCTTTCTGTCTCCCCAACCAGCTTTGATGTGGCAGCTTCAACAAGGACACCCTTTGCGGTCAAAGATTCCTTTTGCAACATGGATGGTGTTGTCTTTACAGAATCAACAGTTTCAGAGGCAAAATTGACCCACTTGCCTGTGCCGGAGAGCATTATTATGAAAGAAAACGAGTGA
- the LOC114407057 gene encoding 40S ribosomal protein S23: MGKTHGMGAARKLKSHRRRQRWADKSYKKSHLGNEWKKPFAGSSHAKGIVLEKIGIEAKQPNSAIRKCARVQLIKNGKKIAAFVPNDGCLNYIEENDEVLIAGFGRKGHAVGDIPGVRFKVVKVSGVSLLALFKEKKEKPRS, translated from the exons ATGGG GAAGACACATGGAATGGGAGCTGCCCGCAAGCTGAAGTCTCACCGTAGGAGACAAAGGTGGGCTGACAAGTCATACAAAAAGTCTCATCTGGGAAATGAATGGAAGAAGCCTTTTGCTGGTTCATCCCATGCCAAGGGTATTGTTCTTGAAAAGAT TGGTATTGAGGCTAAGCAGCCCAACTCTGCCATTCGAAAATGTGCCAGGGTTCAACTCATCAAAAATGGGAAGAAGATTGCTGCATTTGTGCCAAATGACGGTTGCTTAAATTATATTGAAGAGAAT GATGAAGTCTTGATAGCTGGATTTGGACGAAAAGGTCATGCCGTGGGTGATATTCCTGGAGTCAGGTTCAAGGTCGTGAAGGTTTCTGGTGTGTCTCTCCTGGCCCTTTTcaaggagaagaaggagaagcctAGGTCTTAA